Part of the Shewanella eurypsychrophilus genome is shown below.
GTAATGTACTATGAATTATCAAGAAATACCTTTCGATATTCTTAAAAAAAACAAATCGCCAAAAATATGGGACGATTATATTTTAGAGAAATACAAATGTACTAATAGATTTTCAGATATTAAGGAAGGACACAAGCTTCTTGATGAATTAACTATAGTTCATGCGTATAAAGAAATAGCGAAAACTCTTTACGCTTCTGGAATTGAACCAAACTTAATTCACCAATTCCATGAGTATTCAACAGTAATTGGATCTACTGGTGAAGCATTAATAGAGTTGCTCATTCCTGACAAAGAACTACCTGTTAATAATGATGGCTTTGATATTAACTTCAAAGGAAATTACATTGAAATTAAGAGCACTTTGGTAGACAAAGTTTCAATGTCTTCCTCTCAGTATAATACATCGGATTATTTATTAATAATTAAATTCCACAAAGGAAACGGTAAATTTAACTGTGCTTGGTTAGCCCCAATGTTAATTGTTAAAGCTTATAAAAACACTCGAAAACCTGACAGTAAACAATTAGCAACCGTCAATACCGAAAGAAGCACATGGGTCCGAGGCTTAAAGATTACACTCCCGAGGATTCGTCGATTCTTTATTAACCAAGATAAAATTTTATCGACATTCAAACCATGCAAAAAATGTTATAGCACTATAGTTCAGTCTGATAATTCAATAAATTTTAGAGCAATGACTGAGCCTTGCAATACCTGTGCTTGGGAAGAAAGATACATCTACTTTACGAAGGGGACCCCTTACTCAGAAGTAAAAGAAAATTTATTTATCAACAAACGACAACAAACTCGAAAAAAAATACAGCAACCTCATATTAGACCGAGCTTCTTATTATCTGAGCTAAATGGCCAGATTTTTATTGATCGATCGTGCTTAATCAGAGCAATTTTCAATAAAGATCGAATTGGTTTGTATTTTGGTAGACACTCAGTAGTTAAAACTACAGGGTGTACCAAAGGAACAGTTGTTTATCCGTTTAATGAATTGTATGACTATATGCTTGAATTTTTAAATATCAATGAACAGATTAATGAATTCCACATACTATATAAAAGCAATGGTAAAATTGATTTTTTAGTACGAACTGGTATGGCTCCAGTAAAACCAGGATTTATTGAAGAGTCATTTTTGCCAGAAGAGTTACCAAAGCCATTACGAAAAGCCTTAACTCTATCGCAAGATGTTTTATATACTCTGAATGATGGCACTCAAAAAGAAAATAATGAACTATATAAAAAACTGATGGCTATTACTGTGGCTGAATAGCACTTGCTAACGTCTTAGTATTTGTGCGTTGCGCACGTATTTGGCAAAACGCGCATGCACATTTAATAAACCTATTATTTAATTTTTGCTGAACAAAATCTATTGATTTATAAGGAATCTATCAGATTAATATTGAATAAACGAGCACAACATTTTGCAAATGTGAGCATTCGTATTTATGTTGATTCGAAAGTAATCACTGCTTGTCACTCATCGATTAGCAAAAGTAGGTCAACTAACTTGTCTCTTATCTGCGCTGCTTACCGCCTGTAACTCGTTAAGGGGCAGAAACGTGTTACGAAGCCTAGCCATAAACCTAAACTAAATAGATGGACTGCTTGTGAAAACCTAAGTGTAGGTGCGGCTGCGAGCTTCCAAAACATGGATGTTTTGGCAGAGCCCACACGGACGTGTTCACGGCGTCTCGTAGAAGTAGCTGCACATCCCCCGCTGGGAAGCGATAGATAACTATGAAGGGTCGACCTTCAAATCCACTTCCAAACATAAAACCAGCCGAATGAAACAAGCAAAAGAAAATGTAATCAGCCTTCATTTGAAGGCTGCCCATTTTCAGAGTTAAAGTAAATTAGAGTATGGCTCCGCCAAACTTATAACACGAGTCCACCGATCAAGAATCCCAAAGCTACCGAAGTTGATATGGTCACTAGGCCAGGAATAAAGAAAGGATGGTTAAACACTAAATTGCCGATACGCGTCGAGCCGGTATCATCCATCTCAACAGCGGCGAGTAGAGTCGGGTAAGTCGGCAAGACAAACAGCGCACTTACTGCGGCAAATGAAGCAATGGCGGTGATTGGTGCTACGCCGATGGCTAAAGCGGCTGGCATCAAGGCTGTGGTTGTTGCACCTTGCGAGTAAAGCAGCATAGAGGCGAAAAACAGGGTCACTGCCAGCATCCAAGGGTATTGATTGAGGATATCTGCGGAAAACTCTTTTATCTGATCGATATGACTGGATACGAAGGTATCACCGAGCCAAGCCACACCAAGTACACAGATACAGGCGCTCATGCCGGACTTGAAGGTAGCGGCATTGGCTATCTCTGATGCATCAATCTTAGTGAAGGTCACTATGGCTGTCGCTGCGGTAAGCATAAACACCATGATGGCATCGTTACGGCCCAGTGTGGGGTTTTCTATGATATTGACCGCATCGGAAATCAATGTTGCATACACGATCACACCCACAATGGCGGTAACGAAGATACCTGTGGCTAATCTTGCGGTAGGTAAGATCTCTCTTTTAGTCTGTCCTTTAAGCGTTATTAAGCCTTTTGCCAGCCTCTCCTGATAGATCTTGTCATCTTTAAGTTCACAACCTAAGAAGTTGGCGACGAACGCGCCCACCATACAAGCGGTGAAGGTGGTTGGAATACAGATGGCAAGCAAGGTTAAGTAACCGACGCCGAGGGGCTCTAAAATTCCAGAGAAAAACACTACGGCCGCCGAGATAGGAGATGCAGTGATAGCAATTTGTGAAGCGACAACTGAGATACTCAAGGGACGTGAAGGGCGAATACCTTGCTCCTTAGCGACTTCAGCAATGACGGGTAATGTTGAAAATGCCGTGTGGCCAGTGCCTGCAAGCAAGGTCATAAAGTAAGTCACAATCGGTGCGTAGAAGGTAATTCGTTTTGGGTGTTTACGTAAGAATCGCTCCGATAAATCGACCAACCAGTCCAAGCCTCCAGCCACCTGCATCGCTGCAATTGCTGCTATTACCGACATGATGATCAAGATGACATCGACGGGAATATGCCCTGTATCGACGCCCATAAATAGGGTTAATACTAAGACACCAGCGCCGCCAGCAAGCCCTATTCCTATTCCACCGATTCGAGCGCCTAGATAGATAAAAGCAAGTACAACAAAAAATTCTATAGCGATCATAAATAACCTTAATTGGAAGCAAAATAGCAAAGCCGCACAGCACGAGCGATACACAATAGATTTTACTCCTGTTAATGCTTATGTAGAGGTGGGTAATTCACTATTTGTTTAAGCTGTGAAGCGGCTCACGTGCTGTGTTTCTATTATATGGACTAGCGCACAGGTGAGGTGCTGATAAGTCAGTGGCTGCTAGTTCTTCATTGGTTTATGGAACTGCAGAAACTGCTCTTGATTTCAACAAATCAGTTTTAAGACTGACAGGCCACAAGCAGCATAGTGTTGAACTACCACTGTAAAGGTGGTGAAACACTTCTTAGGCTATTAGTTGATACAAAACAGCATGATTGCAACCTAAACGCAACCGTTTGGAAACAAAACTCCTTTATAGTATCGACTGGTTTTTTGGATAAAAACCTGAGTAATTTGAACAAAAGAGTCAAATACTCGAATTAAAACTAGGTTAAATGGATAATATTAAGGGGTTAATATGTTTACCAAAGCAAGTTTACTTGCCTTGGCGATAGGTGGTGTTTCCACGTTCGCTCAGGCAGCCGATCATCTCATCATTTCTGAATATGTCGAAGGCAGCAGTAATAACAAGGCCATCGAGTTCTACAATCCTACCAATACAGATATCGATCTCAGTCAATACCAAGTTGAATACTATTTCAATGGCAAAACCGATGTCGGTTCGACCATAGCATTGACAGGAACCTTAGCTGCGGGGCAGACGTTTGTACTGGCAGACAATGATGCCAACGCTGAGATTTTGGCCCTTGCCAATCAAACGAGTAACGCGAGTTTTTTTAACGGTGACGATGCTATCGTCCTTAGAAAATCGGGTTCAGTCGTTGATAGCTTAGGTCAAGTCGGCGTTGATCCTGGTAGTCAGTGGGGAACAGGCGATTTGTCGACTCAAGACAACACGCTGCGCCGCGCTCCTGAACAGCTCATCGGCGATGTAATTATTGACGATGAGGTGACATTCGATACCTGGCAGGGTTTTGCTAAGGATGACTTTTCAGATCTTGGGCAGTTTAATGCTGACCCAACTGACCCAACTGACCCAACGGATCCCACAGAACCTGTGACACTGGTGTGTAATGACCCATCTACGGCTATCCATGCTATTCAAGGGATAACGGATACCAGTCCACTCAATGGTCAAGTTGTCGAAATTGAAGCCATAGTCACCAGTAATCAGGAAGCGGGTCTTAAAGGCTTGTTTGTGCAGATGGCTGACAATGAAGTCGATGGCGATCCTTTGACCTCAGAAGGTGTGTTCGTGTATACGGGCAGCGCCACGGGTTATCTTGCTGGCGATCGTATTCGTTTACAAGCTAAGGTTAAAGAGTATAGCGGTTTGACTGAGCTCACCGATGTCACCGCACATATGCTGTGTGATTCTGCCCAAGCGATGCCAACCGCAGCTGTTGTGACATTGCCCATCGATGAAACGAGTGATTTAGAAGCATTCGAAGGGATGCGCGTTAGTTTCAGTCATAACTTAGCCGTCAACGAGGTGTACAATTTAGGTCGTTATGGTGAGCTACTGCTGGGTAGCCAACGTCACTTTATCGGAACGCAAGTCGCAGCGCCTGGCGTCGATGCACTTGCTGTTACGGCGGCGAATGCCAAAGATGCCATAGTATTAGATGATGGCTTAACATCTCAAAACCCAGATCCAGTACGTTACCCGGCTCCTGGCTTAAGTGCATCAAATACTGTGCGTGTCGGTGATACGATCACTGGGCTTGATGCCGTGATGCACTATGGCTTTGGTAAATATCGATTAATGCCACTGGATACGGTTAATTTTGTCGCCGAGAATGCAAGAACATCTGCGCCTATGCTCGCCGAAGGCGGCAATCTAACCCTTGCCAGCTTCAATGTGCTTAACTATTTCAATGGTGACGGTGCGGGAGCGGGATTCCCGACCCCACGTGGCGCGGACACCGCGACCGAATTTACCCGTCAAAGAGACAAGATCATAGCGGCTATGGTTGCCATTGATGCCGATGTCGTTGGCTTGATGGAGATTGAAAATGATGGCTTTGGCAGTGAGTCAGCCATTGCCGATCTCGTCTCTGGTCTTAATCAGGCGATAGGTGAAACTCGCTATGCTTTTATCAGTGCTGAAACAGCCGCTGGCATCGGGACTGACGCTATCACTGTGGGCTTGATTTATCGCTTAGACAAGGTGAGCCCAGATGGCGTGGCTAAGGTGCTATCAAGCGCCAATTCCCCATTGGGTGAAAACAACGCGCCACTGTTTAATGATGGCAAAAACCGTCCAATGTTAGCTCAGAGCTTCAGACATCTTGAAAGCGATGATGTCATTGTGGTTGCAGTGAATCATTTCAAATCTAAGGGCAGTGATTGTGACAGTTTAGGCGATCCGAATATGAACGATGGCCAAGGTAACTGTAACCTGACCCGCACCAGCGCCGCCCAGGCGGTTGGTTTGTGGCTAGAGGCCGAGTACGCTGATGTCGATGTATTGGTGATGGGCGATCTCAATGCCTATGCGCAGGAAAATCCACTAACCGCACTTAAAAATGCTGGATTTGTGGAGCTGTTCGATCATTTTGATAAAGAAAATGCATATTCTTATGTTTATTCGGGTGAGTCGGGTCAGTTGGATCACGCGCTGGCCAATGCAAGTTTATTGGATAAGGTCATCGATGTAACCGAGTGGCATATCAATACCGATGAGCCAAGATTACTCGATTACAACGAAGAGTTTAAGTCTGACGCGCAGCTCGCTGACTTGTACAATAATGATGCATATCGCTCATCTGATCACGACCCTGTTGTTATCTCTGTATTGCTTGGTGAAGAGAACCTTGCGCCAGTAGCCAGTTTTACTGTGTCTATTGACGGTGTAATGGCGATCTTTACCGATAACTCAACAGATGAAGATGGCGAGATAGCCAGCTACTCGTGGGAGTTAGGCGATGGCGGTGTCGCTGAGACAGCAATGGTTAACCATGAATATGCCCAAGATGGCGATTACGTGGTGACATTAACTGTTATTGATAATGGCGGATTAACTCACAGTGTATCGCAAACAGTCACTATCACGACTCAAACAGAAAAGATTAAGCCTGTGGCTGTGATTGAGC
Proteins encoded:
- a CDS encoding ExeM/NucH family extracellular endonuclease; amino-acid sequence: MFTKASLLALAIGGVSTFAQAADHLIISEYVEGSSNNKAIEFYNPTNTDIDLSQYQVEYYFNGKTDVGSTIALTGTLAAGQTFVLADNDANAEILALANQTSNASFFNGDDAIVLRKSGSVVDSLGQVGVDPGSQWGTGDLSTQDNTLRRAPEQLIGDVIIDDEVTFDTWQGFAKDDFSDLGQFNADPTDPTDPTDPTEPVTLVCNDPSTAIHAIQGITDTSPLNGQVVEIEAIVTSNQEAGLKGLFVQMADNEVDGDPLTSEGVFVYTGSATGYLAGDRIRLQAKVKEYSGLTELTDVTAHMLCDSAQAMPTAAVVTLPIDETSDLEAFEGMRVSFSHNLAVNEVYNLGRYGELLLGSQRHFIGTQVAAPGVDALAVTAANAKDAIVLDDGLTSQNPDPVRYPAPGLSASNTVRVGDTITGLDAVMHYGFGKYRLMPLDTVNFVAENARTSAPMLAEGGNLTLASFNVLNYFNGDGAGAGFPTPRGADTATEFTRQRDKIIAAMVAIDADVVGLMEIENDGFGSESAIADLVSGLNQAIGETRYAFISAETAAGIGTDAITVGLIYRLDKVSPDGVAKVLSSANSPLGENNAPLFNDGKNRPMLAQSFRHLESDDVIVVAVNHFKSKGSDCDSLGDPNMNDGQGNCNLTRTSAAQAVGLWLEAEYADVDVLVMGDLNAYAQENPLTALKNAGFVELFDHFDKENAYSYVYSGESGQLDHALANASLLDKVIDVTEWHINTDEPRLLDYNEEFKSDAQLADLYNNDAYRSSDHDPVVISVLLGEENLAPVASFTVSIDGVMAIFTDNSTDEDGEIASYSWELGDGGVAETAMVNHEYAQDGDYVVTLTVIDNGGLTHSVSQTVTITTQTEKIKPVAVIEHIDLWFIDLFVSNSFDEDGYITQHKWKFNDGSRASGPMTIKFGGQATKVKLIVKDDDGLKGKASLKF
- a CDS encoding anaerobic C4-dicarboxylate transporter: MIAIEFFVVLAFIYLGARIGGIGIGLAGGAGVLVLTLFMGVDTGHIPVDVILIIMSVIAAIAAMQVAGGLDWLVDLSERFLRKHPKRITFYAPIVTYFMTLLAGTGHTAFSTLPVIAEVAKEQGIRPSRPLSISVVASQIAITASPISAAVVFFSGILEPLGVGYLTLLAICIPTTFTACMVGAFVANFLGCELKDDKIYQERLAKGLITLKGQTKREILPTARLATGIFVTAIVGVIVYATLISDAVNIIENPTLGRNDAIMVFMLTAATAIVTFTKIDASEIANAATFKSGMSACICVLGVAWLGDTFVSSHIDQIKEFSADILNQYPWMLAVTLFFASMLLYSQGATTTALMPAALAIGVAPITAIASFAAVSALFVLPTYPTLLAAVEMDDTGSTRIGNLVFNHPFFIPGLVTISTSVALGFLIGGLVL